In Mycobacterium sp. JS623, one genomic interval encodes:
- a CDS encoding allene oxide cyclase barrel-like domain-containing protein, with amino-acid sequence MTAAAILALPTLCLTAPTASADTTLVLFEHDVFQYQADLGAHGPGPGDQFIFAGDVFDRPGGTFLGTASGTCATLTGNATSGQTACNTTFDLAGGRIVIQGAGDTAAMMVRGETVPLNVIGGTGIYQNAHGTGTVQVPPEVPNQTDANFVLNLAGG; translated from the coding sequence TTGACAGCTGCGGCAATCCTCGCTCTGCCGACACTCTGCCTGACCGCGCCCACCGCATCGGCCGACACTACGCTGGTCCTTTTCGAGCACGACGTTTTCCAGTACCAGGCAGACCTGGGCGCTCACGGACCTGGTCCTGGTGACCAATTCATCTTCGCCGGCGATGTCTTCGACCGTCCGGGGGGCACCTTCCTCGGCACGGCAAGCGGTACATGCGCCACGCTGACAGGGAATGCCACGTCCGGCCAGACGGCGTGCAACACCACGTTCGACCTCGCCGGTGGCCGGATCGTCATCCAGGGCGCGGGCGATACGGCGGCGATGATGGTCCGCGGCGAAACCGTTCCGCTCAACGTCATCGGCGGCACCGGGATCTATCAGAACGCACACGGCACCGGGACAGTTCAGGTGCCCCCGGAGGTTCCGAACCAGACGGATGCGAACTTCGTCCTGAACCTGGCCGGCGGATAG